TTTTGCAGCAGCAGCTGGAGCCGCGGCAGCAGCAGGAGCTGCAGCTGGAGTAGCAACAACTTCTTCTTCTTGAGCAGAAACAACCGCGATTGTTTGCTCTGCGCCAGTGATAACTTTCACTGAACCAGAAACTTTGATGTCTGATACGTGAAGAGCATCGCCTACGCCCAAGTTAGAAACGTCAGCTGTGAAGAATTCAGGGATTTCAGTTGGTAAGCACTCAACCTCAACAGTACGAGTAACTACGTTCAACAAACCGCCTTCAGAAAGACCGATTGCTTTACCTTCAAGACGGATTTCAACGTTAACGCGAACCGCTTTTTTAAGGTCTAGAGCGTACATGTCTACGTGTTGTGGACGACGAGTAAGTGGGTGTACGTCTACAGATTTGATTAGAACTACGATGCCATCAGCACCTTTTACGTTCCCTTTAAGATTGAAAAGAGCATTCTCGTAAGCGCGAGTGTTGTACTTAACGATTTCTTTTTCACTAACAGATACGTTGATTGGCTCAACTGCACCGTAGATTACTGCAGGAACATTGCGAGAGTTACGAAGAGCGCGGCTGTTGTGTTTACCAGTTTCGCGAGCTTCAACATTCAAGTCGATTCTTGATTTCATGATATTTTTCCTTCTAGTCCGATAGAGGATGTTAATAAAAAATGCCCCCAACTAAGGGAGCACGTAAATTAAAGTTAAAAGTGCAATTTCAGTTAGTCGAAAAGGGAGCTTACTGAATCATTGCCGTGGATTCTCTTGATCGCTTCAGCTAGCACCGGGGCTACTGAAACAACTTCGATCTTGCCACAATTCTTCGCTGCTTCCGTCAGCGGGATCGAATCGGTCACCCATACTTTTTCAATAGGGCTTTCCTTCAAGCGACTGATCGCTGGACCCGATAAAACCGGGTGGGTTGCAACGGCGAACACACGTTTTGCACCATTCTTAATTAGACTGTCAACAGCTTGTGTAAGAGTTCCAGCCGTATCGATCATATCATCAACGATGATCGCGGTTTTCCCAGTCACATCCCCGATAAGGTGCAAAGCTTTTGCCTCATTAGGGCCAGAACGGCGTTTATCGATAATAGCCATAGAGGATTCAATGCGTTTAGCAAAAGCGCGGGTTCTTTCCACCCCTCCGGCGTCTGGACTCACTGCGACAAATTCGCTGCCGTGGCCATGGGAATCACGCCAAGCGCGAGATAAAGTCGGAATCGCAAATAAGTGATCCACTGGAACGTTAAAGAAACCTTGGATTTGGGCGGCATGCAGGTCGACTGAAACCACGCGGTCAGCCCCAGCCGTCGTAATTAGATCGGCCATAAGCTTAGCAGAGATCGGCGCGCGCGGAGCCACTTTACGGTCCTGGCGGGCATACCCGTAATACGGGATCACAGCAGTGATGGAGGCAGCAGAAGCTCGGCGTAAAGCATCGAGCATCACAAAAAGCTCCATATAGTTTTGGTTCACAGGGGGGCAGGTGCTTTGTACTACAAAGACATGCTGTCCTCGAACGCTTTCATGTATTTCTACTTGGATTTCCCCGTCGGCAAAAGTGCTTACTTCGCAGTAACCGAGCTCTACTCCAGCTGCTTCGGCTACCTTTTTTGCCAGGGTCGGATTGGCATTGGCGGTAAAGATTTTTAGGCCCTTCATCACTCGTAGTCTCCTGAGTTAAAAGTGCAGTTTCGAAACCCTAACAAGGCAAAAACCCTTTGTCCACATTTCGAAAAAAATTATTTATGGCGACGTTCCAAGCAGCGTTTTTGACTCTAAAATCTGAGCCAAAAAAGGGCACTTTTCACTCTGTCTGAAAGTTCTACGGGGTTTTGTTTCTGGCTTCATGTTTATTTCGTTTTCACCTCGATGCAGAGACAAATTACGGCGCTGGTTTTTCCTATTTTTCAAGGTTCCAAGAAAGCACCACCTAATTTTATTTGTTCCTTTAAGATCACTCCAAGTCGAAGCATAGGAGGCTTCTTATGAAACACCAAATTTTTCAAATCACATTGACGATCACGATGATGACCATCCTTATGGGCTGCGCTGAAGGTAAAATTACTCAGCTAGCAGGCAAACAAAAAAGTACCATTGCCACTGCTGACGAACTGCCGGAACTAGAAGTAGATAGAAATTCAAACTACCGTCGTGGTGACCGTAACGTCGAAGAAACCGAAGATTCAGGTGATACTGTTACTAGAGGTGAAAATTCTGCTAGTGATAACGAAAGAAATGAAGAAGTTGTTATTGATGACGAGAAAATCGGCGAAGAATCTAAAGAGAATTCTGAAACTAATGACGACACTGTGAAAGAAGATGATTCTACTGTTGATGAGTCAACGGAAGATAGAAATCAAGACGATCAGCAAAAAGCCGACGACAAACAAGGCAGCCAAGAAGACGAGCAAAAAAAGTTAGAAGAACAAAAACGTCGTCAAGAAGAAGCGCGCAAACAAGCTGAGCTAAAAAGACAACAAGAGGAAGCTAGAAGACAAGAAGAACTACGTCGCCAAGAAGAAGAAAAACGCAGAAAAGCAGAACAAGATAGACAGAACGAACAAAAACAAAATCCTCCAGTGGATGTTCCTGCACCAGGTTCATCTCAATCGCCAGGCACGATTGCCGAAAAAGGTTTTGTGACTCCGACGATTTACTACTTTGCGGTTCTTAACGAAGATAAAAGTGCATGTCCTCGTGTAGCACCACTTTTTGATAAATCTGGGCGTGTGATGACAATGGTTTGTACTAGTACTTATAAAACGTGCCGCCTTGAAGGTTCTTGTGGTGTTGTTCAGAACAATACGATGCGTAAGTTCAATGTCGTCAAAAAAGGTGCATTTACAGAAATCACGAATCAAAAATGCAGCTTTGGGTTTGGCGTGAAAAGCTATTGCTTAGATCCATTTTACACATTGGCTGCAGACCTTGATATCTATAAACCGGGTGATGTGATTTATGTTAACTCTGTTCGCGGCGTGCAGCTGCCAGACGGTTCTAAACATACAGGTTACTTTGTAATTCGCGATATGGGCCACGGAATTAAAGGCAGAGGTCGCTTTGATTTCTACTCTGGAACTTATTCGCATAAATCAGACTCAAACCCATTTAAGAAATTGGGTTTAGCTGATAAACGAACTCAAGTTCCGTTTGTAAGATTGACGGGCTTGCGCGCAGAACAGGTTCTTAAATCAAGAGCCTTCCCAGGCTTGCCTCAAGAACCTATTGAATAATTAATTAGGCATCTGTCCAGTTTCCTTAAGGCGCTCTAAAAACGCCTTAAGGGCTTGGGCACGGTGAGAATGTTGAGTTTTAAACCCATCACCAAGTTCTGCCAAAGTTTTTGTCTGTCCTTCAGGAACAAACACAGGATCATAACCAAAACCATGAAGGCCCGCTGGCTTAGAAGCAATCGTCCCTTTCATTTCCCCGGTAAATACCCATTCTTCACCAGTGGGTGAATAGATCACAGTTGTTGCTACAAACTTCGCGTTTTTATTTGGCATTGGTTTAAGCGTGATCATTTTTAAAAGCTTAGAAACGTTTTCGCTATCAGAAGCCTTCGGACCTGCGTAACGAGCAGAATGGATACCTGGTAAACCATTAAGGCCTTCTACAACTAGGCCCGCATCTTCACCTAAAACCCAGACGTTGTTTTTCACAGCACGCAAAGTTTTAGCTTTGATGCGCGCGTTGTCTTCAAAAGTTTTGCCGTCTTCAGGACGGGGAGTGAAGGATGGAATATCGCCTTGAGAAAATACTTTTAAGTCAGCAATCTCTCTTAACAGAAGTTTGTATTCAGCTAGTTTGCCTTTATTGCCAGTGGCGATCCATAACTCCATCTTCGCGGTTCCTATCTGTTTGCTAATTTAAAAATGTCGCCAACCACAGCGGCTTGATGAATGAATAGTTCCGTACAACCTTTTTGTGCGACACTCATCATTTCAAATAATTGTTCGCGTGTGAATGGAACGTGTTCTGCTGTACCTTGAACTTCTACGAAATGACCTTTGTCAGTCATTACAAAATTCATGTCAGTGCCGATTGCAGAATCTTCGTCATAGTTTAGATCTAAAAGAATATTTCCTTGATGAAGACCTACGCTGATCGCAGAAACGTAATTGATCAAAGGGAAAGCTTTGATTTCGCTGACGTCATGAAGCTTTTTAGCAGCTAAAGCTAAAGCCACAAAACCGCCAGTTACTGAGGCTGTTCTTGTTCCGCCATCAGCATTAAGAACATCGCAGTCGACGATGATTTGTCTTTCACCCAAAGCCTTCAAATCAACAGCCGCTCTTAAAGATCTGCCAATCAATCTTGAAATTTCTTGGGTGCGACCACCAGTCATAGATTTATCACGTTTAATACGAGTGTGTGTAGAGCGTGGTAGCATGCCGTATTCAGCCGTCACCCAGCCAGCACCTGTGCCAACAAGCCATTGCGGGGCTTTAGGTTCATAAGTGGCTGTGCAAAGAACTCTGGTTTTTCCGAACTCAACAATGCAAGAGCCTTCAGCGTACTCAGATACATTTGGAGTGATTTTAATTTGACGAAGTTGATCAAAAAGACGGCCGTCAACACGCATGAAAGACCTCCTAAATAGGGAAGGCCTAATCTAATGTCTTCGCCGTGTGATTGTCCATCTTTTCTTTGTAAGAGATTAAAGCGGTGTAGATTTTTTGAGCAAGATCAGATTGATATTCTGTGTTTAAAAGTCGTTTCGCTTCGCGCGGGTTGGTTAAAAAACCAATTTCAATAAGGACTGAGGGCATTGAGGTCTTTGAGATCACGTAAAACGGAGCTTGCTTGATTGTCGCTTGTGGTGCGGTTGCATCTGTGCTCCACACGGATGTTAAAGTCTTACTTAGTCGCAAGCTGCTTTGCAGACGGTTTTGACGATGCAGATCTTCAATGATCGCAGCGACGTCACCTTTTTTGGATAAGTTATCGCCACCAGAAATCTTATGCAGTTCTTTTGAATTTAATAAAGCCTGATTTTCTTGGCTTGCTAAGTACAGTGCATCTTCATCGGGGGGCAGATTATTTTGGAAGAAAAATTCAACGCCCTTTGCGCGACTGTCTAAAGCGGCATTGGCATGAAGACTGACGAAGATATCCGCTTTTGCGTCTTCTGCCATTTTCACTCTGTGTGGCAGACTGATATTTTTATCAAGTTGGCGCGTCAGTGTGACTTTAAAATTGGCATCTTTTTCTAAAAGAGTTTTTAGTTTTTGCGCAACTTTCAACACCAGCTCTGCTTCACGGGCTTGGCCATGCACGGCACCTGTATCAATTCCACCGTGGCCAGGATCAAGCATGATATGAAGTGCAAATGCAGGACGACTCAAAACGATGAGAGCCGCTAGCATCAAGTGTTTTATAGTGAGAAAGTTCATTTTTTTAGGATAAAAATTCGGCGAAAATCTGTCGAGTCCAAACACCCGGCTAGTCTAGAATTTAAAGGGGTTTGAGCGCCGACAATTGTCGTTTTCTGTTCATTTCCTCGACATAGGTTTTGCGCTCACGGTGCATTTAATTAATCTTGGCGAACCTTTGGTCATGGCACCGTCGTTGCTCTATGGATAAATAACCCCCCATGGCGGCCAGGACCCCTCCCCCCAATCCTGGTCGCTTTTTTTTTGCCTAAAATCGTATATCCTTAGACCTGTTGTTTATCCATTGAAGGAGAATTACATGTATCTAAAACCTCTTAGTGCTCTGTTATTAGCAGCATTATTAACACAAGGTTACCAACAGAAAGCTTACGCAGTTGAGAGTTCTCAAATCGAAGCTGAAGAAGCTACAGCAGACGCAGAAGCAGCAAAGGCAGAAGCTAATGAGGCAAGACGTCGTGAAGCGGAAGATCGCAAGAAGCGCGATAAAATCCGTTCGGAAGCACAAGCTGCAACTAATAAAGCTCGCTCTTTAGAAGCTGAAGCAAAAAAAGAACAGCTTGAATCAGAAAGAGAATCAGCAAAATTAAGAGCAGAAGCCGCTGAAAACGAACGCATGCAAAAAAATGCAGAGCGTGAACAGCAAGCAGCTCAAAGCCGTATCAAATCAGCTCAAGAAAAGACTCAAGCCGCGGTGAAAGTTAAAGAAGAAGCCGTTGCGAAAAGAAAACAAGCTGAAGATAAAGCTGATC
This is a stretch of genomic DNA from Bdellovibrio reynosensis. It encodes these proteins:
- a CDS encoding 50S ribosomal protein L25, coding for MKSRIDLNVEARETGKHNSRALRNSRNVPAVIYGAVEPINVSVSEKEIVKYNTRAYENALFNLKGNVKGADGIVVLIKSVDVHPLTRRPQHVDMYALDLKKAVRVNVEIRLEGKAIGLSEGGLLNVVTRTVEVECLPTEIPEFFTADVSNLGVGDALHVSDIKVSGSVKVITGAEQTIAVVSAQEEEVVATPAAAPAAAAAPAAAAKAPAKK
- a CDS encoding ribose-phosphate diphosphokinase → MKGLKIFTANANPTLAKKVAEAAGVELGYCEVSTFADGEIQVEIHESVRGQHVFVVQSTCPPVNQNYMELFVMLDALRRASAASITAVIPYYGYARQDRKVAPRAPISAKLMADLITTAGADRVVSVDLHAAQIQGFFNVPVDHLFAIPTLSRAWRDSHGHGSEFVAVSPDAGGVERTRAFAKRIESSMAIIDKRRSGPNEAKALHLIGDVTGKTAIIVDDMIDTAGTLTQAVDSLIKNGAKRVFAVATHPVLSGPAISRLKESPIEKVWVTDSIPLTEAAKNCGKIEVVSVAPVLAEAIKRIHGNDSVSSLFD
- a CDS encoding 3D domain-containing protein, encoding MKHQIFQITLTITMMTILMGCAEGKITQLAGKQKSTIATADELPELEVDRNSNYRRGDRNVEETEDSGDTVTRGENSASDNERNEEVVIDDEKIGEESKENSETNDDTVKEDDSTVDESTEDRNQDDQQKADDKQGSQEDEQKKLEEQKRRQEEARKQAELKRQQEEARRQEELRRQEEEKRRKAEQDRQNEQKQNPPVDVPAPGSSQSPGTIAEKGFVTPTIYYFAVLNEDKSACPRVAPLFDKSGRVMTMVCTSTYKTCRLEGSCGVVQNNTMRKFNVVKKGAFTEITNQKCSFGFGVKSYCLDPFYTLAADLDIYKPGDVIYVNSVRGVQLPDGSKHTGYFVIRDMGHGIKGRGRFDFYSGTYSHKSDSNPFKKLGLADKRTQVPFVRLTGLRAEQVLKSRAFPGLPQEPIE
- the rdgB gene encoding RdgB/HAM1 family non-canonical purine NTP pyrophosphatase; this encodes MELWIATGNKGKLAEYKLLLREIADLKVFSQGDIPSFTPRPEDGKTFEDNARIKAKTLRAVKNNVWVLGEDAGLVVEGLNGLPGIHSARYAGPKASDSENVSKLLKMITLKPMPNKNAKFVATTVIYSPTGEEWVFTGEMKGTIASKPAGLHGFGYDPVFVPEGQTKTLAELGDGFKTQHSHRAQALKAFLERLKETGQMPN
- the rph gene encoding ribonuclease PH; amino-acid sequence: MRVDGRLFDQLRQIKITPNVSEYAEGSCIVEFGKTRVLCTATYEPKAPQWLVGTGAGWVTAEYGMLPRSTHTRIKRDKSMTGGRTQEISRLIGRSLRAAVDLKALGERQIIVDCDVLNADGGTRTASVTGGFVALALAAKKLHDVSEIKAFPLINYVSAISVGLHQGNILLDLNYDEDSAIGTDMNFVMTDKGHFVEVQGTAEHVPFTREQLFEMMSVAQKGCTELFIHQAAVVGDIFKLANR
- a CDS encoding N-acetylmuramoyl-L-alanine amidase family protein, producing the protein MNFLTIKHLMLAALIVLSRPAFALHIMLDPGHGGIDTGAVHGQAREAELVLKVAQKLKTLLEKDANFKVTLTRQLDKNISLPHRVKMAEDAKADIFVSLHANAALDSRAKGVEFFFQNNLPPDEDALYLASQENQALLNSKELHKISGGDNLSKKGDVAAIIEDLHRQNRLQSSLRLSKTLTSVWSTDATAPQATIKQAPFYVISKTSMPSVLIEIGFLTNPREAKRLLNTEYQSDLAQKIYTALISYKEKMDNHTAKTLD